A single Phycisphaerae bacterium DNA region contains:
- a CDS encoding STAS domain-containing protein, translating into MNDFTCQIVKEGPAAILKVSGHITYAEVGEFEEQAFKAASAKPSVLVLDMSDVSMMSSAGIGALLKLDVKLRAQKCPLRIAAPQPTIADVFRLARLDGVFTIVPSVAEALH; encoded by the coding sequence GTGAACGACTTCACCTGCCAGATCGTGAAAGAAGGCCCCGCTGCAATCCTCAAAGTTTCCGGTCACATCACCTACGCCGAAGTCGGCGAGTTCGAAGAGCAGGCGTTCAAGGCCGCCTCCGCCAAGCCCTCGGTCCTGGTTCTCGATATGAGCGACGTCTCCATGATGTCCAGCGCCGGCATCGGCGCCCTGCTTAAGCTTGACGTCAAGCTCCGCGCCCAGAAATGCCCCCTGCGCATTGCCGCCCCTCAGCCCACCATCGCCGACGTCTTCCGCCTCGCCCGCCTTGACGGCGTCTTTACCATCGTCCCCTCCGTCGCCGAAGCCCTTCACTGA